GCCTTCGAAAAATTTGAAGGAAAAATTTTTTGGGCTACGCTTAGCGGTGGCGAGCCATTTATGCGGCGTGATATTGTCGAAATATTCGCGTTCCTATGCGAAAACTGTCATCCAGCTGTCGTAAATATTCCGTCAAATGGTCTGCTCTCATCGGTTATTGAAAGTAATGTTAGAAAAATGCTTGAAAAAAACTATGATACAAATCTAACCCTTAACCTATCGCTTGATGGAGTGGGTGAGAAGCATGAGAAAATTCGTGGAATCCCTGGAAACTTTGAAAAAGTTTTAGATACGTATGAGCGAGTAAGGCGTCTCAAAGAAGAGTTTCCACGTTTCCAGATAGGCATACATACAGTTATTTCTAAACATAACATCGCTGACGCGGTTGATGTATACGAGTTTGCCAAGGGGCTTGCTCCTGACTCTTACATAACCGAAGTCGCTGAACACAGAACCGAACTTTTTAACATAGAAGATGACATAACACCAGACGCCAAGACCTATGCGAGATTTGCAAATGCATTGTCAAAAAGTATTCGAACCGATTATTTGAATTCTAAAAAAAACGTTTCTAAGTTAACGCAAAGCTTCCGGCTTGAATATTATCAATTTGCTGCTCAAATGCTAAAGGAAAACAGGCAAGTTATACCTTGCTATGCAGGATATGCATCTTGTCAGATCACGCCATTTGGTGATGTCTGGCCTTGCTGTATCTTGGGATACGCCCAACCAATGGGGAACCTTCGTGAAACTCAATATGACTTCAAGAAGATTTGGTACTCACAAAGAGCTAATGAAATTAGAAAGCACATTAAAGACAGAAACTGTGCTTGTCCTTTAGCAAATGCTTACTATACCAATGCCTTGTGCAATTTTTCTAGTCTCATTGGTGTATCTAAGAACTTGATAACCAATTAGACTATACTGTCCCATTTTTGACTTTACTATACAGAATGTTGTGAATATTTGCTATTTAGCTACTTTGGTTGAATTTATCTGGATTTACGTTATCTCCTTAAACGTTTTTGATGCCTTTCTCAAACCTGAAGTTACCTATGGGGCGATTTTTGACTGGAACTGTACATTTTTATCTCCTGCGGCACCTTTAGATGTGCGGTAAATTAGTTATTTTAAGCGTATGTTCTGTGACTGAGATGGTTCTTGGTTGATTGTCGGATTTTTTTTTGACACACACATTTACATATCCACAAAAGTGGTAACTTGCTTTTCAGTGAAAATAAAATGAGAAACATACTAAGAAATCGTTTGGCTCTAAGCACAGTCGTTACCACGCTGATTATTCTCGTTGTTTCAGTGCTACTCGCAGGAGTCGTCACATACTTTGCCATCAACGTCACCAGCACTCGCGTTCAAGAAGAAAGCCTACACCTAACCAAACAACACGTATGGTATGATGCAACAGGCGCAACATCTCAAGCAGCTATAATGATAATCAACACTGGCGGTAGAGATGTTGTTCTTGACAAGATCACATGCCGAGGTCAAGAAAAAACTTGGACTGACGGAGTCTATTTCGCTACAACCACTTCTTCAGTCTCACAAGACCTATCCTATCTTACAGGCACTATCAGTGGTCAAACTGTTGCCGGAAAAACACTCGCAGCTGCCACAACTGACTTGACACTCAAATCAGGTGAGACTATGATCATCTACATAGATGAACCAGACAGCATAACCATCAACGACATCGGACTGACCGTTGCCCTAACAATCTTCACATCGCAAGCAATGTACTACAAAGAGACAAACGTACAAGCAGTCAGCCCCTCAGGTAGCTCTTAAATTAAAAAGAAATCCCCCAAAACTACCCCCCCACTTCTTTTCTTTAATTCTTTTTTTCTTTAGTATTTAGTACTTACGAATTTGGCATTGAATTTTTCCTTTATTCGGATTCGAGGTATCTGTAAATTGTTTTACGCACAAACGGCTTAATCCATTTTTCAGTCTTCTATATTGTTTAAGCTTACCTGTGAGCGGATGTAATTGAAACTAAAATCTCATAGTTTCCACTTTAGAAAACTTGCTCGTTCTAGGGCTGCCTTAGCTCTGCCGCTCACGTTTTTAATACTGTTTGTTTCTACATTAGGCATCGTTGGGTTCACATACTACTTTTCAGTTGAGAAAATAAGTTCACAAGGACAAACCCTTAAAGTTTCTACCGCCAAACA
This genomic stretch from Candidatus Bathyarchaeota archaeon harbors:
- a CDS encoding radical SAM protein; protein product: MIQSALALAPRIINYKSSRLFGTKPPLPINLTISVTNQCNSKCKTCAIWRQYSDHQQLRATEFKAEEFKKAFEKFEGKIFWATLSGGEPFMRRDIVEIFAFLCENCHPAVVNIPSNGLLSSVIESNVRKMLEKNYDTNLTLNLSLDGVGEKHEKIRGIPGNFEKVLDTYERVRRLKEEFPRFQIGIHTVISKHNIADAVDVYEFAKGLAPDSYITEVAEHRTELFNIEDDITPDAKTYARFANALSKSIRTDYLNSKKNVSKLTQSFRLEYYQFAAQMLKENRQVIPCYAGYASCQITPFGDVWPCCILGYAQPMGNLRETQYDFKKIWYSQRANEIRKHIKDRNCACPLANAYYTNALCNFSSLIGVSKNLITN
- a CDS encoding type IV pilin, with the protein product MRNILRNRLALSTVVTTLIILVVSVLLAGVVTYFAINVTSTRVQEESLHLTKQHVWYDATGATSQAAIMIINTGGRDVVLDKITCRGQEKTWTDGVYFATTTSSVSQDLSYLTGTISGQTVAGKTLAAATTDLTLKSGETMIIYIDEPDSITINDIGLTVALTIFTSQAMYYKETNVQAVSPSGSS